The following nucleotide sequence is from Juglans microcarpa x Juglans regia isolate MS1-56 chromosome 6D, Jm3101_v1.0, whole genome shotgun sequence.
AAATACCCTGAAGTGGACTTTCTGGAATCAATGTCACCAGCCATATCTGCATCTGTAAACCCTTAAAGGATAGGCTTTCCATTTCCAAAGCACAAACATAACTTGGAAGTACCTCTAAGGTATCTCAAAATCCACTTAACTGCATTCCAATGCTCTTTTCCTGGATTTGAGAGAAAACGACTGACTACTCCAACTACATGAGCTATATCTGGCCTCGTGCATACCATTGCGTACATTAGACTACCCACTGCTGAGGCATATGAGACTCTTTCCATatcttcattttctctatttgtGGAAGGACTTTGCTTCGTGCTCAACTTAAAATGAGTAGCCAGAGGAGAGCTAACTGCCTTAGCTTTATTCATATTGAATATGTCGAATACTTTTTCAATATATCGCTCCTGTGACATACGcaacttcttctcttttctatcTCGGTAAATTCGAATACCAAGAATTTGCCTTGCTGGCTCCAAGTCCTTCATGGCGAAGGACTGATTTAACTGCTTCTTCAGATTTTCAATTCTTGAAGAATTCCTGCCAACAATcaacatgtcatcaacataaagcaataatattgtgaagtcatcattacaaaatttctGCACAAATACACAATGGTCAGAAGTGGTCTTCTTGTAGCCTTGCTCTTCCATAACTGACTCAAATTTCTTATACTATTGTCTGGGCGCCTGCTTTAGaccatataaaatttttctttaatcgaCACACACAATCTTCTTTGCCTTTCACCCTGAAACCCTCTGgttgtttcatataaatctctttcTCTAAATCACCATGTAGGAAGGCAgttttcacatccatctgttcaATTTCTAAATCTAAGCTAGCTACTAAACCAAGAACGACACAGATGGAGGACATCTTCACAACTGGAGAAAAGATCTCATCAAAGTCGATACCTTTTTGTTGACTAAATCCCTTAACAACCAGCCTAGCTTTGTATCGTGGTCGGGAAGTGTGCTCATCTTGCTTTAATCTATAAACCCACTTGTTCTtcaaaactcttttttctttgggcAACTCTACCAATTCAAAAGTGTGATTGTCATGCAATGACTGCATCTCATCTTGCATGGCATCAACCCATTCTGCCTTATGTTCATCTTCCATGGCTTCTGCATAATACTCGGGCTCTCCCCCATCAGTCATTAACACATACTCGTCTATAGAATACCGAGTGGAAGGATGTCGGTCTCTGATAGACCTCCTAAGTGGAACATCTGGTAGCATTTCTAATTCTGGCAACTGATCAGAAGTTTCATTTTGTAAGGGAGCATCTGCATCACTTGGACTCTGTTGGTCATCTTGAGTAGCATGATCAACCTGCGCTGGCAAATCTGTCAATGGCACCGACTCCAAGTCAATCGAACCATCATTGCACCGTATCACTACTTTATCTGTCTTCTCAATATCTTGTATGGTTTGATCTTCAATAAACATAACGTCTCGGCTTCTCACTAGTTTCTTATCAACTGGATCATATAATTTGTACCCAAACTCATCCAGGCCATAACCTAGAAAGATACACTGTCGGGTCTTCACATCGAGCTTAGACCTCTCATCCTTTGAAATATGCACAAATGCTTTACAACCAAAGACACGTAAGTGATCATAGGTAACATCCTTACTAGTCCAAACTCTGTCTGGTACGTCAAACTGAAGTGGAACACATGGTGTCATAttaagaacatgtacagctgtATTCAAAGCCTCACCCCAAAAGGATCCAGGCAATTGTGCCTGTGAAAGCAAACATCTCACTCTCTCAATCAATGTTTTATTCATCCTCTCAGCTAAACCATTCAACTGAGGAGTCTTCAGAGGTGTCTTTTGATGCCGAATACCTTGCTGTCTGCAATAATCATCAAATGGGCCTGAATACTCTCCTCCATTATCAGTTCGGATGCACTTCAGCTTCTTTTCAGTCTGCCTCTCAACTAAGGCCTGAAACTGTTTAAACATTTCCAATACTTGATCATTTCTTTTCAAGGTACAAACCCAAGACTTCTGTGAATGGTCATCTATGAAGGTCACAAAATACAAAGAACTGCCAAGTGTTCTTGTCTTCATAGGACCACAAACATCTGAATGAACTAGATCAAGTATACCTGACTTTCTTGAAGAATGAGAACTTTTGAAGGAGATTCTATTCTGCTTCCCTGCCACATAGTGAGTACACTTTTTCAAAGATGCACTCTTCATTCCAGACAAAAAGTTCTTTTTAGCCAATATTGCTAAGCCCTTTTCACTCATGTGGGCAAGTCTTTTATGCCATAATTGTACTGTGAGCTCATTCTCCATAACATTAATAATGCTATTGGAGAGTCTTGCTTGCATGTACAAATTTGAAACCTTCTTGCCTCGAGCTATAACCATAGCACCCCTTATAAGCTTCCATTGCCCATTACAAAAGGTGTTGCAATACCCTTCATCATTAAGTTTACTTGTAGAAATCAAATTCAAACGGATATCAGGAATGTGCTTCACATCTCTAAGAACAAGCATCGTGCCATTATTAGTTTCCAAGCACACATCTCCAATGCCAGTAATTTTAGCCAAGCCACCATTGCCCATTTTTACTGTGCCAAAATCACCGGGTACATAATTTGTGAAGAAATCATTTCTAGATGTAGCATGAATTGACGCACCACTATCAATCACCCAGTTAGTTTCATGAGAAACAATGTTTAcaacatcattatcatcataaaCAATGAAGAAGTCTCCAGTAGTAGTGGTGGCAACTTTATCATCCTTCTTTTCATTaacatctttcttttcattctctttctccTTGTATTATCTCTACAATTTTCTGCAATATTTCTTGGTATGCCCTTTCATGCCACAATGATAACACTCAACATTAGCAAACTTGTTTGACTTGCTTCTGCATTTATCTCTGTTCTTCGGACCTCTGCTTTTACTCATCCCCCTCTTTTCTGTAACCAAGACCTCTGACTGCGAAGAGGAACCCTGTGATTTTCTTCTCATCTCCTCATTCAAAACACTGCTTTTAGCCAGATCCATATTGATTACACCATCTGGGCTGAGTTAGATAATGACATTCTAAATGTCTCCCAAGAGTCAGGCAATGTACCAAGCAAACACAAACCCTGTACCTCATCATCGAACTTGATACCCAATCCAGCCAACTGATTAATTATTCCTTGGAATGTGTTCAAGTGATCTATCAACGGAGTTCCATCTTGATATCTCAAAGACATCAAATGCTTGATCAGATACATTTTATTGTTTCTAATCTTTCGAGCATATAACTGTTCAAGTTTATTCCAGAGTGTACGTGCATGTGTCTCCCCACTAATATGGTTCAAAACATTATCATCTACCCACTGCCTGATATTCTCACAAACTTGTCTATGTTGCAAAATCCATTCTTCATCAGATTCATTTTCAGGCTTCTCAGTAGCAAACACCGGTAGATGAAATTGTTTCACAAATAAAAGATCTTCCATTTTACCTTTCCAAGTGTGATAATTAGAACCATTCAAAGTAACTATTCTACTCAAATTAGCTTCCATTATTCAACACAAAGTATTGAACGGCTACAActccgctctgataccactttgTTGGGAGAAAATAAACAGTGGATATAATAATCTCTCACTTTGTGTGAATCTGTTaggaaataatttaatatagaataGTCTAAAGCAAAATCACACATACACAAAGAGCCAAGAATTTTACGTGGAAAACCCTTCAAAGCAAAGGGAAAAACCACGGGACCTAGTCCAGTTAAACCTTCTACTATCAACAATGATGTATACACAAATGTTCTCTCTAGATAACACTAGAGGTATACAATCAacaataatctaaaaaaaaaaaaactttcttggCAACTAAACAATGTGATAGAAGAGACTTCACCAAGGAGGATGCGGTACTGTTCACTGCTACGAACACCAGAAATACTGCTCTAAATCCGATCTCTACCGTCAGATTGTAGATCCTTGAGTCATGAACATGTCTGCAAAATTTCAGCTCTATCGGACCACAGAAGACGCAGATCGGAACGTTTGATGGAAACTATACGGCCTGCTCTGTTTTTGACAGCTTCTTTTCACTCTCACGATATCCCTCCTTTTTCACACACACTGTTTCTACTGTTCACGGCAGTAGCTTAGGTTTTAATAAACCTAATTAAGTTGGGCCTAAACCCTCTCTCCATGTAGGCTTAATGGACCCACATGGGCCACCCTCCATATAGGAGGGAACCCACACAACACATACCACAATTCATTGCCCTATTGATGTCACATGCAAAAATGAAAACCCCACAATGTTAGGCACCCAACAAACTTGaaaattcagagagagagagagaaagcagtGAAAAAGTACCATAGTGTATTTCCCAGATCCCATAGGCACAACATCTCTAAGGAGGTTAGCGTTGGCTTCCCTGTTTGATCAAGAAATGGAGTTGGCCTGAGAACAGTACTGGAGCTAGCAGTTGCTGTCATTGCCATTGTAGCCATAATTCCAACCTTCCCAGTTATTTTACTGCTGAAACTGCCCTTAGAAGAAGAATTCGTGAATTGTAAGTGGAATTGTGTGGAAGAAGAGGGTGAGTGTGTAATATTATGTGCAGAGAATAGGACAACGATAGAGATGGGTGGTCATGAATGCAGGAGTGGGAAAGTGTGGTGGGGAGGGAAATGTGAGGTTTGAATCAACCAATCAGAAGGCTTTGAAAGATTTTTAGCATCTTCAACTCATATCTTTCTATCCACATGTTATCTTGTACATTAATCTCCAACACATGAAATAATGTGTCGGGATATGGTACTTTCATTGGTGGTTGAAATAATGTATGGAAGTTGAGTCGTTAATCGATTTCACAGATTGCTGGGCTTCTTTCTACGTATCCAAAAACAATGCATGATAAAGTGTACGATTTCAAAGGATtgctgaagaagaaaaaaattgcgGTGAGCGTGGATCGAACACGCGACCTTCAGATCTTCAGTCTGACGCTCTCCCAACTGAGCTATCCCCGCTATGCCTTACGTTCCccaatcttttaaataaatagagtaaCTTTCATATTCTATTTCCATTTCCTCCAAATAATATCATTGGAATTTGTTATAAACTTGAGCAATGACCCATACATTAGTCCATTAGTCAACAACAACAAGCATTGTACAAAATCAGTTTAAAACTATAAAGAAACCATCGTCTCTGTTCACAAGTAAGTTCATTATAAAGGTATTtgtgactttaataataatatcaggaagtcgtttttctttgaatttatttcacttcaatttttcttttccaaactaTATGGTCAACTCCTAAGAGGACGACAAGATTAGGAGGAAACCTCATCACAATATTTGATCAATAAGGTCTAAAAGATTCAAGCATTTGCAAAAGACGAGAGTTGAGAGGGAAGGAGTTAAAAGAACTTGGGAGTTCAGTGGTATTTGACAATTTGACTAGTTAGAGAATGATCATGGGGATTTGATTGTTTGAATTGGCATGAAGTAAAAAGAAAGGGATCAGGACCCTTTATTTCTAATTAAGTAACGTTATTTATCATCctaattctcatcatcttctcaatcttattatatgatattagatgattggagactatttattatatttcatttgtgaaccgagtaatgctactcaccatcttaattttcatcatcctctcatcattttatAGTATGACATTGAATAATtgtagttatttattatattttatttgtaaacttatcatctaatgtcacatcatggaatgatgagatgagttgagatgaattacgaatacaaacctctcttttaattctatatatatattttttatcaatcattatattttttttatcaaatataatgACCGATATCTAtgtattatttctaaatctctTCGAATGGTAAAACTTGTTAAAGCCAGGAAACTCtacaaattctcaataaaaataaGTGAGATTATTAATAAcagtatttcaaattttcagggGGTAATgcacttacaattttttattttatttagaatctattttacaatcaaCTAATGCAATTTTacgaataaaatttaattttataaaactacacaccatttcaaaattaattattttttaagttgagaaatgatttgtataagtaAGCCTTTATAAAAAGTAGACCCcacctttaaaaaattattttttattagtaaaaccTATCTTTTTATAAAGACTTCTATAAGACTGatctatttagaacttgtaactatcattatttttttaagtttaagtcGAAGTTATCTCGTTAATTTGCATAGACATGACTTGTCATTCATGTCAAACAATGATGGTCCCGTGAGAGTAGCCTATTTTCCCCGTAACATTTTGAATTTCTTCAACGGTCGAATTCTTATGAGGTCGCAGTCTCCCATTAATAACAGTATAACACCCCAAATCCTTGCACATATTCCCATCTTACGTCTTGCAACCAATCTCAACCGTCAATTATTGGGTCCCGCCTTATAAAGACAATCCTTGCAACAGAAAAAGTCCACCTAAAGGACGGTGCTCTCGACGCCAAACAGGCTCTCAACCTTATAAATTGTTGTTCCAGTAGTGGAGCCAAAGAACCAAACCATAAGATGGGAATGGAGGATATTACAAAGCCTCTCAGGCCCTCGATCAAACGCGGGGATCGTTAACTTCGCTAGAAGATTCAAAGCTCTTTTGGGAATGTTCTGTGTCACAGAAAGTTGGGTGAAACACGACAATGGCTCTCAAAAAGGCTAACGATCACTGGGCTTTTCTggttctctcttcttctttaaagCATTTGATTGTTTTGGAATctgatttttggatatttttctcaaattttcctgtttctatggtgttttttttaacttcttgaAGTTTCTTCCGTTCTCTTTTTAATTGATGATTGCATATTGTTCTAAGTCTTTATAACAGATTTAAtgaattcattttaattaaatcgCTTCAGTCTTTATCCGGATTTTGGGTATTTGACAAGGTCCTATTATTTTTAATGCCTGGCTctggtttgaattttttttaacttttcggGTGGGGAGTAAGAGGTTTTGGGATTCTTGAATTTGCTCCATTGGTGCTAATTTTACGTGGGCATTGTGTAAGTTTGTCCCACTGCATCAGTTTTGGACTAGGTTGAAAATATAGGAATGgggtcttttattttttttgtttaggtaCTTATTTATTTGTGGCTTAGTGTTTAGTCTGGGATCCTtcggattattttatttttcttcagtCTCTGCGTTTTATCGTTTCCTGGGTATTTTATCAGTTTGATTCAGGTTTCTAGGCTCTAAGATTGGGCGTTGCATATATTGATTTTAGCGTTAGTattatctttttcatttatttaattatagtAATTTATCCTTTTGTGTCTGGCTACTGCATCTGGATCTATTtggctatgtttggatgttgagaaaatgtaggaaaataaatatattgaagTTTCAAACCTTAAaaactctctgtttttttttttttaattttcatcatttgagCCACTGAAGAATATGAAACAAAAAACCCGCAGCATGTCATTCGATTTCTCGTACGCTCCATTGGATCTTGGAAAGAATGAGGTCGCGAGCgataaaaagtgtaaaaatctAATCAAGAAAAAGCAATAAAGTTCCTTTGCTTTCTCATTCCACTTTTTGAGGCCCTAAACGGagcttcttttatttttcaataagtAGGCCCCAAAAGGAGCCTTGAAGACCAAAATGGAGAGGTCTTTTATCATAGGAGAAAGAAATGCAGTGAGTTTACAGGAAGAAATTGGCCCCCATTTTTTTCTGTTCGTTTGTCCTTTCAGCGGTGAAACATTGTCCTTTTGGTCTGTTCTGATATCCATCATTTTTCATTCTCGGACGCCACTCAGTTGCTTTTATTGTTCAGGAAGAAATTGAAGCTCCTATGTGGGTGGATCTTACTCTAGAAGTAAAAATTAACAACCAACACACGTGAGTTTTATATCATTGCTTTACGGGTTCCACTTTCTATTTCATGAGGTTTATGGccaaatttcatatttgtaattccaattgtatcattctCCTTGTTACATTGCAGCCATGATGAGTGGTTCCACACAAGTCATCTGTATGCGTCCTTTTTCCTTCACTCACTCGTTTACGCTGTCTTGCTATATTGGCTTTAAAATGCAATTAACTGTTTGGACTCCTGCTGATTGCtgaattgatttgattttcagctTCCACCAGCGTTCTTCTCACCAGTTGAAGTCTGCTTTTTCTCATTGCGGGGAGAGTACTTTGACCTCGGACTTTGAATCACAGGTATCAACTTCACCAAAACTTCCATTGTCCGTCTCAAGATCTAGAGGCAAAGACTACAGGAGCAAGATATGGAGAGCAGAAAATTATGAGTCCTTGCATAAGCAGCATCCGCTCAAGGTTTTAAGTGGGACAACTTCTTGTCTGGATTTACGATTTGGTGAGGAATTAAAATCCAAATCAATAAATCTCAAAGGAACTTCCAGGTCAAAATCAACTTTGGTTTGTAAAAGCAGTCTAACTGGAAATGCTATCCCTAGTTCCTCTAAACCTGCTGTATCTACTTTTGAGGACCAAGCTAATGGGTCAAGTTCTATGGGAAACAAGACTTGTGAAAGCAATACAAGAAGCACCGTTACATCTCAGAGCAGTCAGCAACGAGAGCTGAAGTGCATAGAGGTATCAACTCAACCATTTGGTCCAAGTGGGCTTTTATCAAATCAGAGGATACGTCGTAGGAAAGACTGTGTTACAAGACAAGCATCAAGGGTGGAGATCAATCATGATAAAAGGCTTTCAAGAGGCTACAAATCATCATCTGGCAAGTCCAGTGTAGGGTCATCATCAAACATTCTTTATGATGTTAATAGCTTAACATCTACATCAATAGGTCACAAAGAAATAACCCCGACTAGCAAAAATGTAGCGAGGACAAGTTATGTGGTGAAGAACAAAGTAAAAACTTCTAATGTCTCCAAGGCATCGACTATTAAAATTGAAGAAGGGAGCTCCAATTCTAGAAGAGGAATTAAATTCAGTGTTTTAAAGCCAGCTCACGAGGAAGCTACAAAACCAAAGGTGAGAGAAGGCGTGCAAATTCGGACACCCATGTAATTAGAATTTTCAAGTTATTAAACATATGAAAGATAGCTTTATGATCAAGTATAATCCAATTTTATCACTTCGTTGATGTACCAACAGTTAGTTTTATTGAGAAATTTCCTCAACATTGAGATTGATAGAAAAGAAGCATAGGATAAGATTCCCtcatgattttttattgatttatgcCCAAAATTGTCCTGTAGATGGATGAttttcaagttctaaatttttcataaacaGTATTACATGAATTTACTCGTGTTCTTCCAGGTTCAACATCAGACTTTGCAGCCACTTAGAGTTAATGAGCGAAAGTTGTCTATGGCTGCAATAAAATCAAAGGAGAAATTGAGAGCAGTCAGGCCTAACAGATCAGCAGGTGctggaaaagaaaatgctaCAGGGAGAAcgattatcaataaaaaatgcaGTGGAAAAGGCACTTCTGCTTTAGCCATGGTTAGGGGTCAGAAAGGAACAGAACAGCTTGGCCAAAAGGGTGGAGCAGGATTAGTTGGTTCGAAGGTAAATGTGATTATATTCAGTTATTAATCTTTTCAAAAGCATCCAGACTCTTGCTCTCTTATTCAGATTGTTGTTGTTTGTGGAAGATTTCCCTCTTTTCAACATTACTTTCAAAGCTACCTTTAAACGGAGCTTGCGCAAATGCTTAATAGTATCTCTGGAAATGCCAACTAGGGTGGAGCAGGATAATAAAAACTCTCAAAATCATGACATTCTCCTTTTGGTGATTACTGGTTTATGTGTTCTAATCCTCTACTGCATAAATATTGGGTTGAGTGAccaattttgtttgtttctttttcatacAACTTCTGGTGGTTTGGAAGATTGGGATTGAAAGTGCCATCAATTATATTTATGGCTTCAGTTGTTTATGATTAACATGGGATTGGAAGTGTCAGGGCCTAGCTTTGAAATACCTGTAATATGGCCGTGTAAAATACACAGCCCCCTCTTATTGTGCACATTTTagttatagaaaatataatgaCTGTTTCCATACGACTATCATAGGGAATCAGATACCTGCTCTCGGGCTATGGATTTTGTTTGATATTGCTGTTCTTCCTAAAATATGTTAGTTGTTGTGTTGAAGTAAGTGGatagatttatttaattacacTCTCCATCCGGCGGCTGTAAAATCATGTTACCTTTAAAAATTTGCAAAAATATTTCGAATCCCTGATCAAGTTAGCATAGACCGTAATTGCAGATTGTATCTGAACTATTTTAGGGACTATTTGCATGTGTAGGTATTCATCACATTTTCTCTCTTGATATCTATGAACTTTTTTGTGCAGGTAAAAGTCACTGATCGGTTTGAAAAGAATATGGCCGCAAATGTGAACCAGAGGGTCTGCCTTCGATGAGAGGGAACTGCATCACTCTGGGGGCTGTGTATATAGTACAAACCTAACATCTTTTTTACACAGGGAGATGGAGCGAAACAACAAAGTTATCTTTACTTTGTATTGGATTTGAGTGTAAATTTTGGTTCTTTAGGCTAAACTTCACTGGCGTCTTTGACCCAGATGAGACTGTCCCCTGACTTTTTGTGAATGCTTCTCTTTTATTCGCCATACTTGGCCTTTGTGTGCAGCTTTTAGGTCTTCTAATTC
It contains:
- the LOC121234982 gene encoding uncharacterized protein LOC121234982 — translated: MALKKANDHWAFLEEIEAPMWVDLTLEVKINNQHTHDEWFHTSHLFHQRSSHQLKSAFSHCGESTLTSDFESQVSTSPKLPLSVSRSRGKDYRSKIWRAENYESLHKQHPLKVLSGTTSCLDLRFGEELKSKSINLKGTSRSKSTLVCKSSLTGNAIPSSSKPAVSTFEDQANGSSSMGNKTCESNTRSTVTSQSSQQRELKCIEVSTQPFGPSGLLSNQRIRRRKDCVTRQASRVEINHDKRLSRGYKSSSGKSSVGSSSNILYDVNSLTSTSIGHKEITPTSKNVARTSYVVKNKVKTSNVSKASTIKIEEGSSNSRRGIKFSVLKPAHEEATKPKVQHQTLQPLRVNERKLSMAAIKSKEKLRAVRPNRSAGAGKENATGRTIINKKCSGKGTSALAMVRGQKGTEQLGQKGGAGLVGSKVKVTDRFEKNMAANVNQRVCLR